From a single Nicotiana tabacum cultivar K326 chromosome 8, ASM71507v2, whole genome shotgun sequence genomic region:
- the LOC107772578 gene encoding AP2-like ethylene-responsive transcription factor At1g16060, with product MGLSWGNAVYLGAYDDEGAAAHAYDLAALKYWGSETILNFPLSTYEKEIIEMEGQSREEYIGSLRRKSSGFSRGVSKYRGVARHHHNGRWEARIGRVFGNKYLYLGTYATQEEAATAYDMAAIEYRGLNAVTNFDLSRYIKWLKPNNNNTIDQPNPNVETNMIPTPNHSIGSTSTTTTTTSASTSASTTLIYSHFQLTSNTTIPDVSVTQTQPPSATSALGLLLQSTKFKEMMEMTVATECPPEPVEFSDPPQSTFPEDIKTYFDTQEFGNFGHDQGEDMNIFNEINSFMQPLLQFDFNA from the exons atggGACTCTCCTGGGGAAATGCAGTTTATCTAG GTGCTTATGATGATGAAGGAGCAGCTGCTCATGCTTATGATTTGGCTGCACTTAAATACTGGGGAAGTGAGACCATTCTTAATTTTCCG CTATCAACTTATGAAAAAGAAATCATAGAAATGGAGGGTCAGTCCAGAGAAGAATATATTGGATCATTGAGAAG GAAAAGCAGTGGATTCTCTAGAGGAGTTTCCAAATATCGTGGAGTAGCAAG ACATCACCATAATGGAAGATGGGAAGCTCGAATTGGCAGAGTTTTCGGCAACAAGTACCTTTATCTCGGAACATACG cTACACAAGAAGAGGCTGCAACTGCATATGATATGGCAGCTATTGAATATCGTGGACTTAATGCTGTGACAAATTTTGACCTTAGCCGTTACATCAAATGGCTAAAAcctaacaacaacaataccaTTGATCAACCAAACCCTAATGTTGAAACTAATATGattccaactccaaatcatagtATTGGATCAACCTcgaccacgaccacgaccacctctgcctctacctctgcctctacaACTCTAATTTATTCCCACTTTCAACTTACCTCGAATACCACCATCCCCGATGTCTCGGTAACTCAAACTCAGCCACCTTCTGCCACGTCAGCCCTCGGGCTATTACTCCAATCTACAAAATTCAAGGAAATGATGGAAATGACAGTGGCAACTGAGTGCCCCCCTGAACCTGTTGAGTTTTCTGATCCACCACAAAGTACTTTCCCCGAGGATATAAAAACTTATTTTGACACTCAAGAATTCGGTAATTTTGGTCATGACCAAGGAGAGGATATGAATATTTTTAATGAGATCAACTCCTTCATGCAGCCACTTTTGCAATTTGATTTTAATGCTTAA